In the genome of Candidatus Saccharibacteria bacterium oral taxon 488, one region contains:
- a CDS encoding ABC transporter permease — MKKYWTGVFGQVRAQQKRFIRDKMSLFFTFLFPLIFLLVFGSIFNNQSTSFDIAIINNSQTEFAKGFVKGAKDNAKDSILKIKDVKDMDEAREKMKRSELNGIIELPSDFGKVKGEGRDARPTGTINVLYAKGSEQTGSALTAVMNQIANEINKHLGQPEAPLKAAGKAVGDERLKPFDYTFTGLLAFSLMSMGIFGLANQMPAEKQRGSYRRLRAAPFTSGQLIISMAIHYTIISLLSLTMMVVVGMLMFQFNMRGDWGLFVLMAVLAAFMMVGMGLMIGGWAKNENQSAPLSNLLSFPMMFLSGAFFPLYMFPEWLRGAAQFIPMTPITDGFRLIMTEHASFIEALPQIGAVAAWTLVIYIAAIKLFRWE; from the coding sequence ATGAAAAAATATTGGACTGGTGTATTCGGGCAAGTACGCGCCCAGCAAAAACGTTTCATCCGTGATAAAATGTCGCTGTTCTTTACCTTCCTGTTTCCGCTCATCTTTTTGTTGGTGTTCGGTTCGATTTTTAATAATCAATCGACTAGCTTTGACATCGCGATTATCAATAATTCGCAGACGGAATTTGCCAAAGGCTTCGTTAAAGGTGCCAAAGATAACGCCAAAGACTCGATTCTTAAAATTAAAGACGTCAAGGATATGGACGAGGCTCGTGAGAAGATGAAGCGTTCGGAGCTAAACGGTATCATTGAACTACCAAGCGATTTTGGTAAAGTGAAGGGTGAGGGCAGAGATGCTCGCCCGACTGGCACAATCAACGTACTGTACGCCAAAGGTTCCGAGCAAACTGGTAGCGCTCTGACGGCGGTGATGAACCAGATTGCCAATGAAATAAATAAGCATTTGGGCCAGCCAGAGGCACCGCTCAAGGCTGCGGGCAAAGCGGTCGGCGACGAGCGGTTGAAGCCATTTGACTATACCTTTACTGGACTGTTGGCATTTAGTTTAATGAGTATGGGCATCTTTGGCCTGGCCAATCAGATGCCGGCCGAAAAGCAGCGTGGCTCCTACCGCCGATTGCGTGCGGCGCCGTTTACCTCGGGTCAGCTGATTATTTCTATGGCGATTCACTACACGATTATTTCGCTGCTTAGCCTAACTATGATGGTTGTCGTTGGCATGTTGATGTTCCAGTTTAATATGCGCGGCGATTGGGGGCTCTTTGTCCTTATGGCGGTGCTGGCGGCCTTTATGATGGTAGGTATGGGTCTCATGATCGGTGGCTGGGCAAAGAACGAAAATCAGTCCGCACCGCTGAGCAACTTACTTTCTTTCCCGATGATGTTCTTGTCTGGTGCATTCTTCCCGCTGTACATGTTCCCAGAGTGGTTACGCGGTGCCGCCCAGTTTATCCCGATGACGCCGATTACTGATGGTTTCCGTTTGATCATGACTGAGCATGCCAGTTTCATCGAGGCCCTGCCGCAAATCGGTGCTGTCGCCGCCTGGACTCTCGTTATCTACATCGCCGCGATCAAGCTGTTTCGGTGGGAATGA
- a CDS encoding prepilin-type N-terminal cleavage/methylation domain-containing protein has product MKRQAGFTVIEVLVAIIFLGVATAVAFTQLVTIQREHQNDRKKTAINAMHYSLEEAYYKQHGSYPEKITDETLPTMDKELLKDPSGKKLGDNGSAYRYEPTNCHSGKCRSYSLRAMLDGEADFVKDSRHK; this is encoded by the coding sequence ATGAAACGACAAGCAGGCTTTACGGTGATCGAGGTGCTGGTAGCGATTATATTTCTCGGCGTAGCCACGGCGGTGGCGTTCACCCAGCTGGTGACGATCCAACGCGAGCACCAAAACGACCGGAAAAAAACCGCTATCAATGCCATGCATTACAGCCTCGAAGAAGCCTATTACAAGCAGCACGGCTCTTATCCGGAAAAGATTACCGACGAGACACTACCGACCATGGACAAGGAATTACTCAAAGATCCGAGTGGTAAAAAGCTTGGCGACAATGGCAGCGCCTATCGCTACGAGCCGACTAATTGCCACAGCGGTAAATGTAGATCATATTCGCTCAGGGCCATGCTTGATGGTGAGGCGGATTTCGTCAAAGACAGCCGCCACAAATAG
- a CDS encoding FAD-dependent oxidoreductase, which yields MAQKPTFDYDVIVIGSGAGGSPAATVLARAGKKVAIIERGTFGGESPNWGDIPTGALLYTADVYHEAKTAAKFGLRTSTVGYNYPSLLAWKDTAIKRTGTGGNRSYYEKQGISVFTGSAHFLSPNEITVNRRHLSARKFLIASGSTWRDDHIPGLDEVAHHTPQTILSLKRPPKTLFVVGSGTTVMELAYLFSTFGSKVYVAETAGRILPEFDQEVGELIAADAKAQRGMNILTQTKLVAVQKDGIAKRVTYARGGQQHSVRVDEILVADDRLPTTDIGLENAGVAYTEHGIQVSEAMQTSARHIFAAGSVVDLQAQTHTILSHSRTAAHNLLHRNFIALDDRPRLTIAFTDPQIARTGLDEDDCLRRDLKVSIALAPLTLTVRSNITDRRSGFVKLISDKKGVLLGATIVAPGASDLMTGLSLAIRHGLTAKQLMSTPNCFTAWSEAVRIAAGKLAA from the coding sequence ATGGCACAAAAACCAACTTTTGACTATGATGTAATTGTTATCGGCAGCGGCGCTGGCGGTTCACCGGCCGCAACTGTCTTGGCGCGCGCTGGCAAGAAAGTCGCCATCATCGAGCGCGGTACCTTTGGCGGCGAATCTCCGAACTGGGGCGACATTCCGACTGGTGCCCTGCTCTATACCGCCGACGTCTATCACGAGGCTAAAACAGCAGCCAAGTTCGGCCTGCGCACCAGTACAGTCGGCTATAATTATCCATCGCTCCTCGCCTGGAAAGACACCGCCATCAAGCGCACCGGCACCGGCGGCAACCGCAGTTACTACGAGAAACAAGGCATCAGCGTCTTTACCGGTAGCGCCCACTTTCTCAGTCCCAACGAGATTACCGTCAATCGCCGCCACTTATCCGCGCGCAAATTCCTGATCGCCAGCGGCTCAACCTGGCGCGATGATCACATCCCGGGCCTCGACGAAGTGGCCCATCACACGCCACAAACCATCCTCTCGCTCAAGCGCCCGCCCAAAACACTGTTCGTTGTCGGCTCTGGCACGACAGTGATGGAGTTGGCATATTTATTCTCGACCTTTGGCAGCAAGGTGTATGTCGCCGAGACCGCCGGGCGCATCTTGCCCGAGTTTGACCAGGAAGTTGGCGAGCTGATCGCCGCTGACGCCAAGGCACAGCGCGGTATGAACATCCTCACCCAGACAAAGCTGGTCGCCGTCCAGAAAGACGGCATCGCAAAGCGCGTCACCTACGCTCGTGGCGGCCAGCAGCATTCAGTGCGCGTTGATGAAATCCTCGTCGCCGACGACCGCCTACCGACGACCGACATTGGCCTAGAAAATGCGGGCGTAGCATATACTGAACATGGCATTCAAGTCAGCGAAGCGATGCAGACTTCGGCACGGCACATCTTTGCGGCTGGCAGCGTCGTTGACCTTCAGGCACAGACACACACCATTCTCAGCCACAGCCGCACCGCTGCACACAACTTACTACACCGTAATTTCATCGCGCTTGACGATAGGCCGCGTTTGACGATCGCCTTCACCGACCCGCAGATCGCCCGAACGGGACTAGACGAGGACGACTGTCTGCGCCGTGATTTGAAAGTAAGTATTGCCCTTGCGCCACTGACCTTGACCGTTCGCAGCAACATCACCGACCGACGCAGTGGGTTCGTCAAATTGATCAGCGACAAAAAAGGCGTCCTGCTCGGCGCCACCATCGTCGCACCAGGCGCTAGCGACTTGATGACTGGCCTCAGCCTCGCCATCCGCCACGGCCTGACCGCCAAACAACTGATGAGCACACCAAACTGTTTCACTGCCTGGTCAGAGGCCGTGCGCATTGCGGCGGGGAAATTGGCAGCGTGA
- a CDS encoding nucleotide pyrophosphohydrolase, protein MTFEEVQKLVMSHVCARQWDKTKDSRGLAISLSLEVNELLEYFQWNDTHIGTKEDMASELADIIIYAIQFADRFDINISEAVAAKIAKLDEKYPVEIFEIKDKVEQNRRLLEAKKNYKKDTTL, encoded by the coding sequence ATGACATTTGAAGAAGTACAAAAGTTAGTAATGAGTCACGTCTGTGCTCGTCAGTGGGATAAGACGAAGGATTCACGTGGTTTAGCAATTTCGTTATCGTTGGAGGTCAATGAGTTGCTTGAATATTTTCAATGGAACGACACGCATATTGGCACAAAAGAAGATATGGCAAGCGAGCTGGCTGACATCATTATCTATGCGATTCAATTTGCCGACCGATTTGATATCAATATTTCCGAAGCAGTTGCTGCAAAAATTGCTAAACTAGATGAAAAGTATCCAGTTGAAATTTTTGAGATCAAAGATAAAGTTGAACAAAATCGCCGCTTGCTAGAGGCTAAGAAAAATTATAAAAAGGATACGACGCTATAA
- the recA gene encoding recombinase RecA produces MASTAKTDDKHQTDAATGTAQVPEKKADDGKLKALGLAMDQITKQFGDGSIMKLGEAHKVDVEVIPSGSLSLDLALGGGYPKGRIIEIYGPESSGKTTLTLHAIAEIQKQGGTAAFIDAEHALDPSYAKRLGVDTENLLVSQPDNGEQALEITETLVRSNAVDLIVVDSVAALTPQAEIDGDMGDSHMGLQARLMSQALRKLTGIINKSKATVIFINQIRMKIGVMFGNPETTTGGNALKFYASQRVDIRRIGQIKVGDDILGNRTKIKVVKNKIAPPFRIAEFDIMYNEGISKTGDILDLAATHGIVEKSGAFYKYNGETIGQGRDKTKLYLKEHPEVLAEIDQKVREKVKEGEN; encoded by the coding sequence ATGGCTAGCACAGCGAAAACCGATGACAAACATCAAACAGACGCCGCAACTGGCACGGCTCAGGTACCAGAGAAAAAGGCTGATGACGGCAAGTTAAAAGCGCTGGGCCTGGCTATGGATCAAATCACCAAGCAGTTTGGTGATGGCTCAATCATGAAACTCGGTGAGGCACATAAAGTTGATGTTGAAGTGATTCCGTCAGGCTCGCTGAGCCTCGATCTGGCCCTGGGCGGCGGTTACCCGAAAGGTCGTATCATTGAGATTTATGGTCCGGAGTCTAGCGGTAAAACGACCCTGACGCTGCATGCCATTGCTGAAATTCAAAAGCAGGGTGGCACGGCGGCGTTCATCGACGCTGAGCACGCGCTTGACCCGAGCTATGCCAAGCGCCTAGGCGTGGACACCGAAAACCTGCTGGTCTCGCAGCCAGACAACGGTGAGCAGGCGCTGGAGATTACCGAAACCTTGGTGCGCTCAAATGCGGTGGATCTGATCGTGGTGGATTCGGTGGCGGCACTGACACCGCAAGCAGAAATTGACGGCGACATGGGTGATTCGCATATGGGTTTGCAGGCACGGCTGATGAGCCAAGCGCTGCGTAAACTGACCGGCATCATCAACAAATCGAAAGCCACGGTGATTTTCATTAACCAAATTCGCATGAAAATTGGTGTGATGTTTGGTAATCCTGAGACCACGACGGGCGGTAACGCGCTGAAGTTTTACGCTTCGCAGCGGGTGGATATTCGCCGGATTGGGCAGATCAAGGTTGGTGACGATATCCTCGGTAATCGTACCAAGATCAAGGTGGTGAAAAATAAGATCGCGCCGCCGTTCCGCATCGCTGAATTTGACATTATGTATAACGAAGGCATCTCTAAAACTGGCGATATTCTGGATTTGGCAGCCACGCACGGCATTGTCGAAAAATCTGGCGCCTTTTACAAATATAACGGCGAGACCATTGGTCAAGGCCGTGATAAAACCAAGCTATATTTGAAAGAACATCCTGAGGTTTTGGCGGAGATTGACCAGAAGGTTCGGGAGAAAGTAAAAGAAGGAGAAAACTAA
- a CDS encoding thioredoxin domain-containing protein, translated as MRIIPAEARTGDISEHTIGNTNGKVVMIEYGDYQCPGCRTAAPEAKRVAEKYKDHVALVFRNYPIPSLHPNARAAAAVAEAAGLQGKFWEMHDLLYTNQGAWSNARAKERTDVFSSYAKQLGLNVDKFNADLASGAVTKKIDFDVAVGRQLQIDGTPTFFINGNKLNLGDASSIENAVKDALKKAGVAVDEAKK; from the coding sequence ATGCGCATCATACCGGCCGAAGCGCGCACTGGTGACATCAGCGAGCACACTATCGGCAACACCAATGGCAAAGTTGTGATGATCGAATATGGCGACTACCAGTGCCCGGGCTGCCGCACCGCTGCACCAGAAGCCAAGCGCGTGGCCGAGAAATACAAGGATCACGTCGCGCTGGTCTTTCGTAATTATCCGATCCCGTCGCTCCATCCAAACGCCCGAGCGGCAGCGGCGGTCGCCGAGGCAGCTGGGCTGCAGGGCAAGTTCTGGGAAATGCACGACCTACTCTACACCAACCAAGGCGCATGGAGTAATGCCCGCGCCAAAGAACGCACCGACGTCTTCAGTAGCTACGCCAAGCAGCTGGGCCTGAATGTTGATAAATTTAATGCTGACCTAGCCTCCGGTGCTGTCACAAAGAAAATTGACTTTGATGTGGCGGTCGGGCGACAGTTACAAATTGATGGCACACCAACCTTTTTCATCAATGGCAACAAGCTTAACCTCGGTGACGCTAGCTCTATCGAAAACGCCGTCAAAGACGCCCTGAAAAAAGCCGGTGTCGCAGTTGATGAAGCAAAAAAATAA
- a CDS encoding CBS domain-containing protein yields the protein MSDILLGILYVVILVLLLIVMGVHPQASSHSKFELQRRARRGDQDAQHLLKRHALMRDIFSLQRVIAAVLLVTLSVIGVELFHWLLGIIISLAIALEAGALARISLWQQYSQRLYERYEGRILALIEKFPTLFAMIRSVAPMPNDGYDIESKEELVTMVEQAGEALSEDEKKMVIGVLSFDTVPVKEVMTPRSVIDTVDQDEVLGPLVLDALHKTGHSRFPVIKGDIDHVVGMLYIQDLLTINRSSTSKRARTVMEKKVYYIREDQTLQHALAAFLRVRHHLFIVVNEFRETVGIVSLEDVIERILGHKIIDEFDAHEDLRRVAQRNPRHNNRTKHARDVA from the coding sequence ATGAGCGATATTTTGCTAGGAATCCTGTATGTCGTAATCCTCGTGCTGCTGCTCATCGTGATGGGTGTCCATCCGCAGGCCTCGTCACACAGTAAGTTTGAGCTGCAGCGGCGAGCGCGCCGCGGTGATCAGGATGCGCAGCATTTGTTGAAGCGACATGCGCTGATGCGGGATATTTTTTCGCTGCAGCGGGTGATCGCAGCGGTGCTGCTGGTGACGCTCAGTGTCATCGGTGTGGAGTTGTTTCATTGGCTACTGGGTATTATCATTTCGCTAGCCATCGCATTGGAGGCAGGAGCACTGGCGCGGATTTCACTATGGCAACAATATTCCCAGCGGCTTTACGAGCGGTATGAGGGGCGAATTTTGGCGCTGATCGAGAAGTTTCCGACGTTGTTTGCGATGATTCGCTCGGTGGCACCGATGCCCAATGACGGCTATGATATTGAGTCAAAAGAAGAGCTCGTCACTATGGTCGAGCAGGCGGGTGAGGCGCTTAGCGAGGATGAGAAAAAGATGGTCATTGGCGTGCTGTCGTTTGATACGGTGCCGGTCAAGGAGGTGATGACACCGCGTAGTGTGATTGATACGGTGGATCAGGACGAGGTATTAGGGCCCCTGGTATTGGATGCGCTGCACAAGACCGGACATAGCCGCTTTCCGGTCATCAAGGGTGATATTGATCATGTGGTAGGGATGCTATACATTCAGGATTTATTGACAATTAACCGTTCGTCGACGAGCAAGCGGGCACGAACCGTCATGGAGAAAAAGGTGTATTATATCCGCGAGGATCAGACATTGCAACACGCGCTGGCGGCGTTTCTGCGAGTGCGGCATCACTTGTTCATCGTGGTGAATGAGTTTCGCGAGACGGTTGGTATCGTCAGCCTGGAGGACGTGATTGAGCGGATACTGGGGCATAAGATTATTGACGAGTTTGATGCGCACGAGGATCTGCGGCGGGTGGCGCAGCGTAATCCACGTCATAACAATCGGACAAAACATGCCCGTGACGTCGCATAA
- a CDS encoding ATP-binding cassette domain-containing protein, whose translation MAQPKPIITVDQLVKTYDGKNVVDSVSFEVKKGEIFGILGPNGAGKTTTLEMLEALRPIDGGTATIDGIDVAKQPKHIKNIIGIQLQSTMFYDKLTLREQLKMFASLYGQTVDADALLAKVQLTDKAKSYVEQLSGGQKQRFAIASTLVNNPTVLFLDEPTTGLDPQARRNLWDLIKEIRDEGITIVLTTHYMDEAELLCDRLAIMDNGKIITIDTPHNLIQQLLARGFKKKQVVEQANLEDVFIDLTGKAIRD comes from the coding sequence ATGGCTCAACCCAAACCAATCATAACAGTTGACCAACTCGTCAAGACATACGATGGCAAGAATGTCGTCGATAGCGTGTCGTTTGAGGTCAAGAAAGGCGAGATCTTTGGCATCCTTGGCCCGAATGGCGCCGGCAAGACGACGACGCTAGAGATGCTGGAGGCTCTCCGGCCGATTGACGGCGGTACGGCGACCATCGACGGAATAGATGTTGCTAAGCAGCCGAAGCACATTAAAAACATCATCGGTATCCAGCTGCAATCGACAATGTTTTACGACAAGCTAACCTTGCGCGAACAATTGAAAATGTTTGCCAGCCTGTACGGACAAACGGTCGACGCCGACGCGCTGCTGGCCAAGGTGCAATTGACCGACAAAGCCAAAAGCTATGTCGAGCAGCTCTCAGGCGGGCAGAAGCAACGTTTCGCCATTGCGTCGACGCTGGTCAATAATCCGACGGTGCTGTTCCTCGATGAGCCGACGACCGGGCTGGATCCGCAGGCGCGCCGCAATCTCTGGGATTTGATCAAAGAGATTCGCGACGAAGGTATTACTATCGTGCTGACCACGCATTACATGGACGAGGCTGAATTGCTGTGCGACCGCTTGGCGATTATGGATAATGGTAAAATCATCACCATTGACACGCCGCACAATCTGATCCAGCAGCTATTGGCGCGCGGTTTCAAGAAAAAGCAAGTTGTCGAGCAGGCCAATTTGGAAGACGTATTTATTGACTTAACAGGAAAGGCGATTCGGGATTAG
- the lysS gene encoding lysine--tRNA ligase: MGDFCLKPFLDSADKIGVTMDVIYASDKYRSGFFVPAIERSLSRIDKAKSAIQEVSGRQLDDQWSPIQIMEHGRLKNRRFISMDSDAKTITYRSHDDSEHTVRYDDGQVKLDWRLDWPGRWWLLGVDVEPFGRDHATKGGSYDTGKRIAREVYDIDAPVPVPYDFINRTGDTKKMSASKGTGVNAHDVIDMLPPEVVRYFMLRYSPAKRLYFDETDSLVRLVDEFATMKQHPQNELDEQLLFLCTDGLNHPAVSSIPFSHLVISYQAALCDTAKTVEILRRSPEYARIVDEEEAVIITELGYVSRWLERWAPESLKFRLADEVHPDEFSPEQKEYLRRLADDIAGAPAEADGNWFHQTIYAYKESGLLPPRELFTTIYRVLIGKDSGPRAGWFLSILPRDWLVERLRLVK; this comes from the coding sequence GTGGGGGATTTTTGCCTGAAGCCATTTCTTGACAGTGCTGATAAAATTGGCGTCACCATGGACGTGATCTATGCTAGCGATAAGTATCGGAGCGGGTTTTTTGTGCCGGCCATCGAGCGCTCGCTGAGCCGTATCGACAAGGCCAAATCCGCCATCCAGGAAGTATCGGGCCGGCAGCTGGACGATCAGTGGTCACCAATTCAAATCATGGAGCATGGTCGGCTGAAAAATCGTCGGTTTATCAGCATGGATAGCGATGCTAAAACGATCACCTATCGTAGCCACGATGACTCGGAGCACACGGTCCGGTATGACGACGGGCAGGTGAAGCTGGACTGGCGGCTGGACTGGCCGGGGCGGTGGTGGCTGCTCGGTGTTGATGTTGAGCCGTTTGGTCGTGATCACGCGACGAAGGGCGGCTCGTATGATACTGGCAAGCGGATCGCCCGCGAGGTTTATGACATTGATGCACCAGTGCCAGTGCCGTATGATTTTATCAATCGCACTGGTGATACCAAAAAGATGAGTGCCAGCAAGGGCACCGGCGTGAACGCGCATGATGTTATCGATATGCTGCCACCTGAGGTGGTGCGCTATTTCATGCTCCGGTATTCGCCGGCCAAGCGACTGTATTTTGACGAGACCGATAGCCTGGTGCGGCTGGTTGACGAATTTGCAACAATGAAGCAGCATCCACAAAATGAGCTCGACGAACAGCTATTATTCTTGTGTACTGACGGGCTGAATCATCCCGCAGTCAGCTCAATTCCATTCTCGCATCTGGTCATTTCATACCAAGCGGCGCTGTGCGACACGGCAAAAACGGTAGAAATTTTGCGACGCAGTCCGGAATACGCCCGCATCGTCGATGAGGAAGAAGCAGTGATCATCACAGAACTAGGCTATGTCAGTCGGTGGCTGGAGCGATGGGCGCCTGAGTCATTGAAGTTTCGCCTAGCGGACGAGGTACATCCCGATGAGTTTTCGCCAGAGCAAAAAGAATACTTGCGGCGGTTGGCTGACGACATCGCCGGGGCGCCGGCTGAGGCTGATGGTAATTGGTTTCATCAAACAATTTACGCCTACAAGGAAAGTGGTTTGCTGCCACCGCGAGAGCTCTTCACCACCATCTACCGCGTGCTCATTGGCAAAGACTCCGGCCCGCGCGCTGGCTGGTTCTTGTCGATTTTGCCAAGAGACTGGCTGGTTGAGCGACTACGACTGGTGAAGTAA
- a CDS encoding DHA2 family efflux MFS transporter permease subunit — MLHELSIRNKLIVMSAVMSALFLVALDQTIVSTALAAIVKEFNSFSSLGFIVTAYMLTTTVTVPLAGKLSDMYGRKPLLLAGVSIFTIGSLLSGLAPTVEWLIAWRALQGIGGGIITANAFTIVGDLFPPKERSKWQGLFGAVFGMSSVAGPLIGGWLTDGVSLFGMVSDWRWTFLINVPIGVIATVLIIRYCPQIKHDRTHKPDYLGALFITIALATLVLAVDNTEMIFKGLIERGVSLVLIQGVLLTISVLAALSFVLIERRAKQPILPLRFFANRTYSLIMAAASLFGAAFMGAILYLTQFNQQVFGATASQAGLMLLPMVAGSITSSITIGRLVAKTGAYKHWIVAGFGLTAVGVAVLTILQPESPYWHEAIVAVFVGLGFGAAMPILTLAVQNEFTQKDLGAATSSVQLFRGLGSTIGAAVLSGILTAGILAHVGDPHQLPYIQSLQRSPAAQQMLSGELNADVLLRLNAQKETIAKAAAQEFERLPAPAQAQAKQQFSRQQDEFTSVILHAFTDGLHQVFLISSGLMVVAMIAVMPVREKRLRG, encoded by the coding sequence ATGCTACACGAATTATCGATCAGAAATAAATTAATCGTCATGAGTGCGGTGATGAGCGCACTGTTTTTGGTGGCGCTGGATCAGACCATTGTCTCGACAGCGCTGGCGGCGATTGTCAAGGAATTTAATAGCTTTTCATCGCTTGGCTTCATCGTGACTGCTTACATGTTGACCACCACGGTGACCGTACCGCTGGCTGGTAAGTTGAGCGACATGTATGGCCGCAAACCGCTACTGCTCGCCGGGGTGAGTATCTTTACCATCGGCTCGCTGCTGAGTGGTCTGGCACCGACGGTCGAGTGGTTGATTGCGTGGCGGGCGCTACAGGGCATCGGCGGCGGTATCATCACTGCAAACGCCTTTACCATTGTCGGCGACCTCTTTCCGCCAAAGGAACGTAGTAAATGGCAAGGACTGTTTGGTGCGGTCTTTGGGATGAGTTCAGTAGCTGGGCCGTTAATCGGTGGTTGGCTGACAGATGGTGTGTCGCTATTTGGCATGGTCAGTGATTGGCGCTGGACGTTCTTGATCAATGTGCCGATCGGCGTGATCGCTACCGTACTCATCATTCGCTACTGCCCGCAGATCAAGCATGACCGCACGCACAAGCCCGATTACCTCGGCGCGCTGTTTATCACCATTGCTCTGGCGACACTGGTGCTGGCGGTAGACAACACAGAGATGATCTTTAAGGGACTAATCGAGCGTGGTGTTAGCCTAGTGCTGATTCAGGGTGTGCTGCTGACGATATCAGTACTGGCGGCGCTGAGTTTTGTGCTGATCGAGCGGCGAGCCAAACAGCCGATTCTGCCGCTACGGTTCTTTGCCAATCGGACATATAGTTTGATTATGGCGGCGGCTAGCCTGTTTGGCGCGGCCTTTATGGGGGCGATTTTATATCTAACACAATTCAATCAGCAGGTGTTTGGCGCCACTGCCTCGCAGGCTGGGCTGATGCTGCTACCGATGGTAGCAGGCAGTATAACAAGCTCGATAACTATCGGTCGGCTGGTTGCTAAAACCGGTGCATATAAACACTGGATAGTGGCCGGTTTTGGGCTAACGGCGGTCGGTGTCGCCGTGCTAACAATTCTACAGCCAGAATCGCCATATTGGCACGAAGCTATCGTGGCGGTATTTGTTGGGCTTGGATTCGGCGCGGCGATGCCGATCTTGACCTTGGCGGTGCAGAATGAGTTTACGCAAAAAGACCTCGGTGCGGCGACGTCCAGCGTGCAGCTGTTCCGTGGGCTGGGTTCGACAATTGGTGCGGCAGTATTATCGGGCATATTAACCGCTGGCATCCTAGCACATGTTGGCGATCCACATCAGCTGCCATATATTCAGAGTTTACAGCGCTCACCGGCTGCCCAGCAGATGCTATCTGGTGAGCTGAACGCTGATGTGTTGCTGCGGCTGAATGCTCAAAAAGAGACGATTGCCAAGGCGGCAGCTCAAGAGTTTGAGCGGCTACCAGCACCGGCTCAGGCCCAGGCAAAACAGCAGTTTAGCCGGCAGCAGGATGAATTTACCAGTGTCATTCTCCATGCGTTTACCGATGGTCTGCATCAGGTATTTTTGATCAGTTCAGGGCTGATGGTTGTTGCGATGATTGCGGTAATGCCGGTCAGGGAAAAGCGACTGCGCGGCTAA